From a region of the Pseudanabaena sp. ABRG5-3 genome:
- a CDS encoding phycobiliprotein lyase, with protein MDIHQFLELLVGRWRSQRSDHQFGQENGNDSRCVLEINALEIDDPSLVAICQKYDVDPHATIHSLQTTWEEESLSSIKPKGSALLVLVPNDLAVPHKGLVLSAQGKGVYEFVEDESLTIQTVIAQGAIEERIWYGNPNLRFRVATLLQDNSASDRHVQSSKFYSEIRISAPKT; from the coding sequence ATGGATATTCATCAGTTTCTCGAACTTCTTGTCGGTCGTTGGCGATCGCAACGCAGCGATCATCAATTTGGTCAAGAAAATGGTAATGACAGCCGTTGTGTACTGGAAATTAATGCTTTGGAGATAGATGATCCCTCCCTAGTTGCAATTTGCCAAAAATATGATGTTGATCCCCATGCCACAATTCATTCATTGCAGACCACATGGGAGGAAGAGTCTTTAAGTAGCATTAAGCCTAAAGGCAGTGCCTTGCTCGTGCTAGTGCCTAATGATCTTGCTGTACCGCACAAGGGTTTAGTTTTAAGCGCACAGGGTAAAGGAGTCTATGAGTTTGTTGAAGATGAGTCCTTGACCATCCAAACTGTGATTGCTCAAGGCGCGATCGAAGAACGCATTTGGTATGGAAATCCTAACTTACGATTTCGTGTTGCGACTTTGCTACAGGACAATAGTGCCAGCGATCGCCATGTGCAGTCATCAAAGTTTTATTCAGAAATTCGTATCTCTGCACCCAAAACATAA
- a CDS encoding HAD family hydrolase, whose protein sequence is MGNIMKKYDAIVFDFDGVLVESVDVKTKAFATLYREYGDRIVQQVVDYHLLHGGISRFEKFRYYQEVLLGKPLTKEEEIQLGDRFSQYVEDAVVSAPYVLGADDFLENHYQSIPLFVASGTPDEELKRIVSRRNMNHYFVSVHGSPAKKGAIIQDILKTHGFKPDRVLMVGDAIADYEGAIFADVKFVGRVMQYPEAEPFIVGTLVVPDLADLGAIIDGA, encoded by the coding sequence ATGGGAAATATTATGAAAAAGTATGATGCGATTGTGTTTGATTTTGATGGAGTTCTAGTTGAATCTGTAGATGTTAAGACTAAAGCCTTTGCGACCCTATATCGCGAATATGGCGATCGCATTGTTCAACAGGTTGTGGACTACCATCTTCTTCATGGGGGGATATCGCGATTTGAAAAATTTCGTTATTACCAAGAAGTACTACTGGGTAAACCCTTAACTAAAGAAGAAGAAATCCAACTGGGCGATCGCTTCTCACAGTATGTCGAAGATGCAGTAGTATCAGCGCCCTATGTGTTAGGAGCTGATGATTTTCTCGAAAATCATTATCAATCAATTCCTTTATTTGTTGCCTCTGGTACTCCAGATGAAGAATTGAAACGGATTGTGTCACGCCGTAACATGAACCATTATTTTGTCTCTGTACATGGTTCTCCTGCTAAAAAAGGCGCTATTATTCAAGATATTTTAAAAACTCACGGATTTAAACCTGATCGCGTGTTAATGGTTGGCGATGCGATCGCTGATTATGAAGGGGCGATCTTTGCAGATGTAAAATTTGTAGGCAGGGTAATGCAATATCCTGAAGCCGAACCATTTATCGTAGGGACTTTAGTTGTGCCAGATTTAGCTGATCTAGGGGCTATTATAGATGGTGCTTAA
- a CDS encoding phycobilisome rod-core linker polypeptide has translation MAIPLLEYAPASQNSRVAGFTVGGDETPRIYNTNDLLSKSELDDLIEAAYRQIFFHAFAADREVTLESQLRSGNLTVRQFVRGLVLSNTYRTSFYEKNSNYRFVEQTVQRVLGRDVYSEREKIAWSIVVATKGIEGFIDALINSDEYLEAFGDDTLPYQRRRVLPSQAIGERPFNITSPRYDAYYRAQLGFPQIIWQNQVRGYTPADRKPQAGDPALFLNLARSLNIPASGGRLVSAQNLDYEKLVPYRKS, from the coding sequence GTGGCGATTCCTTTATTAGAATACGCTCCAGCATCGCAGAATTCTCGCGTAGCTGGGTTTACAGTAGGTGGTGATGAAACACCTCGCATTTACAATACTAATGACTTGCTCTCTAAGTCAGAGCTAGATGATTTGATTGAAGCTGCATATCGTCAAATTTTCTTCCATGCTTTTGCTGCTGATCGCGAAGTTACCTTAGAATCGCAATTGCGTTCTGGCAACCTAACCGTTAGACAGTTTGTGCGTGGGTTAGTTCTGTCCAATACCTATAGAACCAGCTTCTATGAAAAGAACAGCAACTATCGCTTCGTAGAGCAAACTGTACAGCGCGTTCTCGGTCGTGACGTTTACAGCGAACGTGAAAAAATTGCTTGGTCTATTGTTGTAGCTACCAAGGGCATTGAGGGCTTTATTGATGCACTCATCAACAGCGACGAGTATCTTGAGGCATTTGGTGATGACACATTGCCTTACCAACGCCGTCGGGTTCTTCCTAGCCAAGCTATTGGTGAAAGACCCTTCAACATCACTTCTCCTCGTTACGATGCTTACTATCGTGCACAGTTGGGCTTCCCTCAAATCATTTGGCAAAATCAAGTTCGTGGCTATACCCCTGCCGACAGAAAGCCACAAGCAGGCGATCCAGCTTTGTTCTTGAATTTGGCTCGTAGCCTGAATATTCCTGCATCTGGTGGAAGACTTGTCTCTGCTCAAAACCTTGATTACGAAAAGCTAGTTCCTTATCGTAAGAGCTAA
- a CDS encoding ABC transporter permease, whose amino-acid sequence MPVNSNSEPKQRANRQIKWLEPLALLFPSGFWLVAFLLVPTVFILIQSLVPLGKDGFGLDNYLRVFEYVGGNFIYLTVVWRSLLYAVITTGFCLLLGFPVAYWLAVIAPKRWRNILLLLFVLPLWTSSLLRSYAWITILRPTGVLNTFLNFIGLSGINFLNKAEGVIIGMVYTYLPYMVLVLYTSLERLDLRLLEAAADLGANSRQTFWQITVPQVSSGIIAGTALVSISSFSDYINPQLLGGPGSRTIASIIELQFLGASSNRGFGSAISMVLILAVTIVIALLIKYGDRRVVSDG is encoded by the coding sequence ATGCCTGTAAATAGTAATTCTGAACCTAAGCAACGAGCGAATCGACAGATTAAATGGCTTGAGCCTTTGGCTTTACTTTTTCCAAGTGGCTTTTGGCTTGTCGCATTTTTGCTTGTACCCACAGTTTTCATTCTTATTCAGAGTCTTGTCCCACTAGGTAAAGATGGGTTTGGACTAGATAACTATCTGAGAGTATTTGAGTATGTTGGCGGCAACTTCATTTATCTAACAGTCGTCTGGCGATCGCTACTGTATGCCGTGATTACCACAGGATTTTGCCTGCTCTTAGGCTTTCCTGTGGCTTACTGGCTAGCGGTAATTGCACCTAAGCGTTGGCGCAATATTTTATTACTCCTATTTGTGCTGCCCCTATGGACTTCGTCATTGTTGCGATCCTATGCTTGGATCACGATTTTGCGACCAACGGGCGTTTTAAATACCTTTCTTAATTTCATTGGATTATCAGGGATCAATTTCTTAAATAAAGCTGAGGGTGTGATCATCGGTATGGTGTACACCTATTTGCCCTATATGGTTCTGGTTCTCTATACTTCACTAGAGCGACTTGATCTACGTTTACTAGAGGCGGCGGCGGATCTGGGTGCAAATTCTCGACAAACCTTTTGGCAAATTACAGTCCCCCAAGTATCTTCAGGGATTATCGCAGGAACGGCTTTGGTGTCTATTTCTAGCTTTAGTGATTACATCAATCCCCAACTGTTAGGAGGTCCGGGCAGTCGCACGATCGCCTCGATTATTGAATTGCAGTTTTTGGGTGCAAGTAGTAATCGTGGTTTTGGATCGGCGATTAGTATGGTGCTGATTCTGGCGGTCACGATTGTGATCGCACTATTGATCAAATATGGCGATCGCAGGGTGGTGAGTGATGGCTAG
- a CDS encoding FAD-binding oxidoreductase, whose protein sequence is MSLFATVRSQMPLEIPTQLERMDAFWHSYRQFQQPIPQVVDSSSEQLGDKDFDVIVCGGTLGIFVACTLQQRGWNVAIIEQGILRGRVQEWNISRQELNAFLELDLLTEAELETAIATIYNPARVGFQGGKDLWVRDILNIGVDPVYLLEVLKQKFLGAGGKLLEQTAFRGASTHSDGISVEVMTKENVMTTRITGRLLLDVMGHFSPIAKQARSLTQGNIKPDGVCMVVGSCAQGMPEKFYGDLIYSFTPIQNQCQYFWEAFPARDGRTTYMFTYVDADPQRPSFSQLMEDYLFWLPKYQEISLSQLQFQRVLFGFFPSYQQNPLQTPWNRILQVGDSSGMQSPLSFGGFGAMVRHLPRLTNGIDAALHGDWLDQKDLRSLQPYQPNLSVTWLFQKSMSVAVNQQIESDRINYLLGVTFTAMEKLGDQVLSPFLQDVVQFLPLAQTMIAMSIADPVLVLKIMQHVGIATLLNWLKHYLSLGAYSFLNQIGQQVKPAVANLLPEQQYQLRRQIEAWQYGSGGDYANPKATGAQVAISNSR, encoded by the coding sequence ATGTCTTTATTTGCAACTGTGCGATCGCAAATGCCTTTAGAAATTCCAACGCAATTGGAGCGAATGGATGCCTTTTGGCATAGCTATCGGCAGTTTCAGCAACCAATTCCTCAAGTCGTTGATAGTTCATCAGAGCAATTAGGAGATAAAGACTTTGATGTAATTGTCTGTGGCGGCACATTGGGCATATTTGTTGCCTGTACATTACAGCAACGAGGATGGAATGTCGCAATCATTGAGCAGGGGATTTTACGGGGCAGAGTGCAGGAATGGAATATTTCTCGCCAAGAGTTAAATGCTTTTCTAGAACTGGATTTGCTGACAGAGGCAGAACTAGAAACAGCGATCGCCACCATATATAACCCTGCCAGAGTTGGCTTTCAGGGTGGCAAAGATTTATGGGTAAGGGATATTCTCAATATTGGAGTTGATCCAGTCTATTTGTTAGAAGTTCTTAAGCAGAAATTTTTAGGTGCTGGGGGCAAATTATTAGAGCAAACTGCATTTCGAGGAGCTAGTACTCATTCTGATGGGATATCTGTAGAAGTGATGACCAAAGAGAATGTGATGACAACAAGAATTACAGGTAGATTATTGCTAGATGTAATGGGACATTTCTCTCCAATTGCGAAGCAAGCGCGATCGCTAACACAGGGAAATATCAAGCCCGATGGTGTCTGTATGGTGGTGGGAAGTTGTGCACAGGGAATGCCTGAAAAATTCTACGGTGACTTGATTTATAGCTTTACGCCTATTCAAAATCAATGCCAATATTTTTGGGAAGCCTTCCCCGCAAGAGATGGCAGAACCACCTATATGTTTACCTATGTAGATGCTGATCCGCAACGTCCTAGTTTCTCGCAACTGATGGAGGACTATCTATTTTGGTTGCCGAAATATCAAGAGATCTCACTTTCCCAATTGCAATTCCAGCGTGTTCTATTTGGCTTTTTCCCTTCTTACCAACAAAATCCTTTACAGACCCCTTGGAATCGCATTTTACAGGTTGGTGATAGTTCAGGAATGCAGTCTCCCCTTAGTTTTGGAGGATTTGGCGCAATGGTGCGCCATTTGCCCCGCTTAACTAATGGTATTGATGCTGCCTTGCATGGTGATTGGCTAGATCAAAAGGATTTGAGATCGCTCCAACCCTATCAGCCCAATCTATCGGTGACTTGGCTATTTCAAAAATCAATGAGTGTTGCCGTTAATCAGCAGATTGAAAGCGATCGTATTAATTATTTGCTAGGTGTCACATTTACCGCGATGGAGAAATTGGGCGATCAGGTACTCTCCCCTTTCTTGCAAGATGTGGTGCAATTTCTGCCCCTTGCTCAAACGATGATTGCTATGTCCATTGCTGATCCTGTTTTAGTTCTAAAAATTATGCAGCATGTCGGCATTGCCACTTTGCTGAATTGGCTCAAACATTATCTCAGTCTAGGAGCCTATAGCTTTCTTAATCAAATTGGTCAACAGGTCAAACCAGCGGTCGCCAATCTCTTACCCGAACAGCAATATCAACTCCGTCGGCAAATTGAAGCTTGGCAATATGGGTCAGGTGGTGATTATGCTAACCCCAAGGCTACTGGAGCGCAAGTGGCTATATCGAACTCACGTTAA
- a CDS encoding ATP-binding protein — protein MFNLIKKRLLLQLVGYFSILSIVTVLLVAVSANVRSREALRRSAIDRLDVATSLKESQVNQWVDNQRRDVILMTQLPDLLINSEIAFTKDRESPEYKTATESIRKFMADISLVKSNIRQISILTNNGITIVSTDKQKEGKYQPLGNTTTYFTRDQSRVIVPNFYISPISGKAAMTFAAPLSNKAGDRIGVVAVDLDLQGVDDIIRKNTGLGNSGETYVVGRLASKNILLSGGGAESQELSKDIKSEGITAAALGKDGEGLYRNYKNVPVLGSFIWIDNLNLALLAEISQSEAFEPADRLARDILLIGLSSAGILLTAVYLIARRISQPILAIADAANQVSGGNLNSQAPVLTEDEIGILAIAFNQMTSQLKASGEQLADYSRTLEQKVEQRTSEIKAIIDNMVDGLVVVDGEDQITQFNPAIAGMIGVSSKAIASSENYKEIFKGEEIANIIASTRENPRQVFSAEFALPDRRTGKAVATSIFREVEGSAWFGDVVRSGGVNAPANDEETEAPELSTLGVNYLGTVILIRDITAEKEVDRMKTDFISTVSHELRTPLTSVLGFAKLIQKKLDESIFPLIQTDDKKVKRSVRQVTENIEIIVSEGTRLTKLINEVLDVAKIEAGKMQWNMDIISITEVIDRAFSATSALFEQKNLMPVREIAENLANINGDKDRLIQVVINLISNAVKFTEKGSVTCRVVQDNQSIIVSVVDQGVGISESDQPKVFEKFKQVGDTLTDKPQGTGLGLPISREIIEHHGGKIWVESELGKGSTFSFSIPIAQKTEVENKAQIPSINFDILIEQLKKRVMLEPQPEEHLTEGTGKKILVIDDDPSIRSLLRQELEAKGYVIYEAENGQEAITKVREVRPDLITLDIIMQGITGYDVASILKSDPVTINIPIIIVSVIDDKNRGLRLGIDSYVTKPVDMAILLREVDLLLTSKTSTGKRILVVDDNFVSISLLVEMLQNQGFIPLTISPNDDLRANVLALQPDIIIASTKLAQQVQSLRTEQSMEHIRFLLISEG, from the coding sequence ATGTTCAACTTAATTAAGAAACGTTTGCTGCTCCAACTAGTGGGCTACTTTTCGATTCTATCGATTGTCACCGTTCTCCTAGTGGCGGTTAGTGCCAATGTCCGTAGTCGCGAAGCTCTCAGGCGTTCAGCTATTGATCGTTTAGACGTTGCCACATCTCTTAAGGAATCTCAGGTTAATCAATGGGTTGACAATCAACGTCGGGACGTGATTTTAATGACCCAGTTGCCAGACTTGCTGATCAATTCTGAAATCGCTTTTACCAAAGATCGCGAATCACCAGAATATAAAACGGCGACCGAATCGATACGCAAGTTTATGGCGGATATATCCTTAGTAAAATCGAATATTCGCCAAATTTCAATTCTCACCAATAACGGGATTACGATTGTTTCCACCGATAAACAGAAAGAAGGAAAATATCAGCCTCTCGGTAATACAACCACTTACTTTACCCGCGATCAGTCCCGTGTGATTGTGCCTAACTTTTATATTTCGCCTATTTCAGGAAAAGCGGCGATGACCTTTGCTGCACCTTTATCTAATAAAGCAGGCGATCGCATTGGTGTTGTGGCGGTTGATCTCGATCTCCAAGGGGTTGATGATATTATCCGTAAAAACACAGGTTTGGGTAATAGTGGTGAAACTTATGTGGTAGGAAGATTAGCTTCCAAAAATATTCTACTTTCAGGGGGAGGAGCAGAGAGTCAGGAACTCTCTAAAGATATTAAAAGTGAAGGAATTACGGCTGCGGCTCTAGGCAAAGATGGGGAAGGTCTGTATCGTAACTATAAAAATGTTCCTGTCTTAGGAAGCTTTATCTGGATTGACAATCTCAATCTTGCTTTACTCGCGGAAATATCACAGTCCGAAGCTTTTGAACCAGCCGATCGCCTCGCACGGGATATTTTACTGATTGGGCTGAGTTCCGCAGGTATTTTGTTAACGGCTGTATATTTAATTGCCCGTCGCATTTCCCAGCCAATTTTGGCGATCGCTGATGCAGCAAACCAAGTCTCTGGTGGCAATTTGAATTCGCAAGCGCCTGTGTTGACTGAGGATGAAATTGGCATTTTGGCGATCGCGTTTAATCAAATGACATCGCAACTGAAAGCTTCAGGCGAACAGCTCGCGGACTATAGCCGCACCCTAGAGCAGAAGGTTGAGCAGCGTACTAGTGAGATCAAGGCGATTATCGACAACATGGTTGATGGCTTGGTGGTAGTTGATGGCGAGGATCAGATTACCCAATTTAACCCTGCGATCGCTGGCATGATTGGGGTTAGTAGTAAAGCGATCGCTAGCTCCGAGAATTACAAAGAAATCTTTAAAGGAGAGGAAATCGCCAATATCATCGCTAGCACTAGAGAAAACCCGAGACAAGTTTTTAGTGCTGAGTTTGCACTACCTGATCGTCGTACAGGCAAAGCTGTTGCGACTTCTATCTTTAGAGAAGTTGAGGGATCGGCTTGGTTTGGTGACGTAGTCCGAAGCGGAGGAGTTAATGCACCTGCCAATGATGAGGAAACTGAAGCTCCAGAGTTATCTACCTTAGGGGTAAATTATCTCGGTACTGTCATCTTAATTCGTGATATTACGGCGGAGAAAGAAGTAGATCGTATGAAGACGGACTTCATCTCAACGGTATCCCATGAACTGAGAACTCCACTGACCTCTGTACTAGGTTTTGCCAAATTAATTCAAAAGAAACTTGATGAATCAATCTTTCCATTAATCCAAACCGATGATAAGAAAGTCAAGAGAAGTGTACGCCAAGTTACAGAAAATATTGAAATCATTGTCTCCGAGGGAACCCGACTTACGAAATTAATTAACGAAGTCCTAGATGTTGCCAAAATAGAAGCTGGCAAAATGCAATGGAATATGGATATCATCTCTATTACAGAAGTGATAGATCGGGCATTTTCCGCAACTTCCGCATTATTTGAGCAAAAAAATTTAATGCCAGTTCGCGAAATTGCAGAAAATTTAGCAAATATCAATGGTGACAAGGATCGACTTATCCAAGTTGTCATTAACTTGATCTCTAATGCCGTTAAATTTACCGAAAAAGGCAGTGTTACCTGTCGAGTTGTGCAAGATAATCAATCAATCATCGTCAGTGTTGTCGATCAAGGTGTCGGTATTTCTGAATCCGATCAGCCTAAGGTATTTGAGAAGTTTAAACAGGTTGGAGATACACTTACCGACAAACCTCAAGGTACAGGTTTAGGCTTGCCAATTTCTAGGGAAATCATTGAGCATCATGGCGGTAAGATTTGGGTAGAGAGTGAACTTGGTAAGGGCAGCACTTTCTCTTTTAGTATTCCCATCGCTCAAAAAACGGAAGTAGAAAATAAAGCCCAAATTCCCTCGATTAATTTTGATATTCTGATCGAACAACTGAAAAAACGTGTGATGTTAGAGCCTCAACCCGAAGAACATCTTACGGAGGGAACAGGGAAAAAAATCTTGGTTATTGATGATGATCCCAGCATTCGGAGCCTACTCAGACAGGAGCTAGAGGCAAAGGGATATGTAATCTACGAAGCTGAGAATGGTCAAGAAGCAATTACTAAGGTGCGTGAAGTTCGCCCTGATCTGATTACCCTTGATATCATTATGCAGGGCATCACTGGCTATGATGTTGCTTCCATTCTCAAATCCGATCCTGTTACAATCAACATTCCCATTATTATCGTGTCTGTGATTGATGATAAAAATCGAGGCTTACGTCTCGGAATTGATAGCTATGTAACGAAGCCCGTTGATATGGCAATCTTACTGCGAGAAGTTGATTTGCTATTGACCAGCAAAACATCTACAGGCAAAAGAATTTTGGTGGTTGATGATAACTTTGTTTCGATTAGTTTGTTAGTGGAAATGCTCCAAAATCAAGGGTTTATCCCTTTGACTATTTCTCCTAACGATGATTTACGCGCTAATGTGTTGGCATTGCAACCAGACATTATTATTGCTAGCACTAAGCTGGCTCAACAGGTACAATCTCTGCGTACTGAGCAGAGTATGGAGCATATTCGCTTTTTATTGATTTCTGAAGGATAG
- a CDS encoding ABC transporter substrate-binding protein, with translation MRRRQFNQLSLFLAGLGLASCSDSAVLNYRVPEKTSKFRVWWIQSFYPAETEALSQIVAEWEKNNNTKVEITFYNDGSVNRDAENALNNGNPPDILFSNTAEFALYPKLAWQNKLVDVTDVVEPVKSLFSPIALKAVSYKNSTNDKRSYYAVPIAQLAAGLHYWRDLLTDVGLSDTSIPKDWDGFWQFWETAQDRVKGKDKKDIYGIALPMSAEATDTIFMFEQFLEAYGADLLDDNGQLKADDPDNRKAIIAALSKYAGFYKSGHVPPKATQWTDADNNQVFLSKNSFMTANPGLSIPASQQFDPLVYNKKLVTTEWPLAPSGKPLNYLVAVKQAVIFANSSNQGMAKSLLSHIIQPNNLLTYLKGAGGRYFPTMPKLLEDPYYKDSQDPHILTATKQFQNNSSFYTAQNPAYAEVGAQQIWGKAIRSIASGNATPEQAAENAIAQIKNIFAQWK, from the coding sequence ATGCGTCGTCGTCAGTTTAATCAGCTATCACTATTTCTTGCAGGACTGGGGTTGGCATCCTGTAGTGATTCCGCAGTCTTAAATTATCGAGTTCCAGAAAAAACTTCTAAGTTTCGCGTCTGGTGGATTCAAAGCTTCTATCCTGCTGAGACTGAGGCACTTTCACAAATTGTTGCAGAGTGGGAAAAAAATAATAACACAAAGGTAGAAATTACTTTTTATAACGATGGTTCTGTTAACCGTGATGCCGAAAATGCGCTGAATAACGGTAATCCACCTGATATCCTCTTCAGCAATACTGCTGAATTTGCGCTCTATCCCAAATTGGCATGGCAAAACAAGTTAGTAGATGTGACCGACGTTGTAGAACCTGTCAAAAGCCTATTTAGTCCGATCGCTCTGAAAGCGGTATCCTACAAAAACAGTACAAACGATAAACGTAGTTACTATGCTGTACCGATCGCCCAGCTAGCAGCAGGCTTACATTATTGGCGGGATCTACTGACAGATGTGGGGCTAAGCGATACGAGTATTCCGAAGGATTGGGATGGCTTTTGGCAGTTTTGGGAAACAGCTCAGGATCGGGTAAAAGGTAAAGACAAAAAAGATATTTATGGTATTGCCTTACCGATGTCTGCTGAAGCTACAGATACAATCTTTATGTTTGAGCAGTTTCTCGAAGCCTATGGGGCAGACTTACTAGATGATAATGGTCAACTCAAAGCTGATGATCCCGACAACCGCAAGGCAATTATTGCAGCCTTAAGCAAATACGCTGGATTCTATAAGAGTGGGCATGTTCCTCCCAAAGCAACTCAATGGACTGATGCGGACAACAATCAGGTATTCCTAAGTAAAAATTCATTCATGACGGCAAATCCGGGGCTATCGATCCCTGCGTCCCAACAGTTTGATCCCTTGGTTTACAACAAAAAACTAGTAACTACAGAATGGCCCCTAGCTCCTAGTGGTAAGCCTCTTAACTACTTAGTGGCAGTAAAGCAGGCTGTGATTTTTGCGAACTCCAGTAATCAAGGTATGGCTAAAAGTTTGTTGTCCCATATCATCCAACCAAATAATCTCCTGACATATTTAAAAGGAGCAGGCGGTCGATATTTCCCAACTATGCCAAAATTATTGGAAGACCCATATTATAAGGACTCTCAAGATCCACATATCCTCACAGCAACCAAACAATTTCAGAATAATAGTTCTTTCTATACAGCCCAGAATCCTGCCTATGCCGAAGTTGGCGCACAACAGATATGGGGCAAAGCGATTAGATCAATCGCTAGTGGAAATGCAACGCCTGAACAAGCCGCCGAAAATGCGATCGCCCAAATCAAAAATATTTTTGCTCAGTGGAAATGA
- a CDS encoding ABC transporter permease — MASQIKVPPIKRWQTWYMLLAFFYMYLPIGVLTIFSFNKSPSPSQWTGFSLDWYAKFLQNPNLLAALQNSLSVALAAVSVSSVLGTLTAVGLARYYFPGKSLYQGVTYLPLIVPDIAIAVATLVFFAAIKLPLSLGTIVIAHIVFCLAYVAVVVSSRLASIDPKLEEAALDLGATPVQAFLRVLLPQLLPGILSGCLLAFILSMDDFVIAYFTAGVGSTTLPIAIFSSLRSGGGVTPELNALSVLLIIASGSIAAVAEAVRSWGTHD, encoded by the coding sequence ATGGCTAGTCAAATTAAGGTTCCTCCCATCAAGCGTTGGCAGACTTGGTACATGCTACTTGCCTTCTTCTACATGTACTTGCCAATCGGTGTTCTGACGATTTTTAGCTTCAATAAATCCCCATCTCCTTCGCAATGGACAGGTTTTAGTCTAGATTGGTATGCCAAATTTTTGCAAAATCCGAACTTGCTAGCGGCATTGCAAAATAGCCTCAGTGTGGCATTGGCGGCTGTATCTGTTTCCTCAGTGTTGGGAACTCTTACCGCAGTTGGTTTAGCTCGATATTATTTTCCAGGGAAGAGCCTATACCAAGGAGTCACCTACTTACCCTTAATTGTTCCTGATATTGCGATCGCGGTAGCCACCCTCGTATTTTTTGCGGCAATTAAGCTACCTCTCAGTCTTGGCACAATTGTGATTGCCCATATTGTCTTTTGTCTAGCCTATGTGGCGGTTGTGGTCTCTAGCCGACTTGCGAGTATTGATCCTAAACTCGAAGAAGCCGCTCTCGATCTTGGAGCAACCCCTGTCCAAGCCTTTTTGCGCGTGCTTTTGCCACAGCTTTTACCAGGCATACTATCAGGATGCTTATTAGCATTTATTCTGAGTATGGACGATTTTGTGATTGCTTACTTCACCGCAGGTGTTGGCTCAACCACATTACCAATCGCAATTTTTTCGTCACTACGCAGTGGTGGTGGGGTTACTCCTGAACTAAATGCTCTTAGCGTTTTGCTCATCATAGCTTCAGGGTCTATTGCGGCGGTTGCCGAAGCTGTTAGAAGTTGGGGAACCCATGATTAG
- a CDS encoding alpha/beta fold hydrolase — MVVEYRKFADRFWIWRGYEIGYCAEGLDSQGVAQDKPAMVLIHGFGASVGHWRKNVPVLAQRFRVYAIDLIGFGSSAQPKPSELAYTFETWGQQVADFVREVVGDRAILVGNSIGAVVAMQAAVYAPKLITKTVLINCSLRLLQEQNQLAMPWFKRIGVKAVQNILGVRAIAKLFFDQVRNPQSVRQILSQAYIQKEAITDELIEILVQPAQNPNAVDVFMAFVRYSQGPRPEDLLAILPCEAIVLWGDRDPWEPIKLGRESFTRFACVKEFIDLPNAGHCPQDEVPELVNDILLRLGGL; from the coding sequence ATGGTTGTTGAATATCGTAAGTTTGCCGATCGCTTCTGGATATGGCGAGGCTATGAGATTGGTTATTGTGCTGAGGGACTAGATTCTCAAGGAGTAGCACAAGATAAACCTGCAATGGTTTTAATTCATGGCTTTGGCGCTTCGGTGGGGCATTGGCGTAAAAATGTTCCAGTTCTTGCCCAAAGATTTCGAGTTTATGCGATCGATCTCATTGGATTTGGCTCTTCGGCACAGCCCAAGCCCAGTGAACTTGCTTATACCTTTGAAACTTGGGGGCAACAAGTTGCTGATTTTGTGCGGGAGGTTGTGGGCGATCGCGCCATACTGGTGGGAAACTCCATCGGGGCAGTAGTGGCGATGCAAGCCGCAGTATATGCGCCTAAGCTAATCACCAAGACAGTATTAATCAACTGTTCATTACGATTATTGCAAGAGCAAAATCAACTAGCCATGCCTTGGTTTAAGCGCATCGGGGTGAAAGCGGTGCAAAATATTTTGGGAGTGAGGGCGATCGCCAAATTATTTTTTGATCAAGTCCGTAATCCGCAATCAGTGCGCCAAATTTTGTCCCAAGCTTACATTCAGAAAGAGGCTATTACCGATGAGCTAATTGAGATATTAGTTCAGCCTGCTCAAAATCCCAACGCAGTAGATGTATTTATGGCTTTTGTCCGCTATTCGCAGGGACCTAGACCTGAAGATCTATTAGCGATTCTGCCCTGCGAGGCAATTGTATTGTGGGGCGATCGCGATCCTTGGGAACCAATCAAATTAGGGCGCGAATCTTTTACGAGATTTGCCTGTGTTAAAGAATTTATCGATTTACCAAATGCGGGGCATTGTCCACAGGATGAAGTACCTGAATTAGTTAATGATATTTTGCTGAGACTAGGGGGCTTATAA